A window of the Rhodohalobacter mucosus genome harbors these coding sequences:
- a CDS encoding efflux RND transporter periplasmic adaptor subunit: MAKGKGATKRLLKILGIMILVLAVVGIAGKSLGWFDGGPGEVPVETETAELRTITQIVSASGRIQPEIEVIIRPDVSGEIIELSVKEGDFVREGDLLVRIKPDIYQARIDELNASLLTQRARMEQARSAMLQSEVEFMKNKELYDQGLISELDYLRSQNDYEAQKSNFKAAEFQIQSAEAQLRRAEEELQQTVIRSPQDGTITRLAVEQGERVLGQAQTAGTEMMRISRMEQMEVEVDVNENDIVNVTLNDSTQIEVDAYPNRMFEGLVTEIANSAEVTGAGSANQVTNYKVKIRITTPHNLDQAPEDMMVMNVSETPGLNFVPNFKPGMSATVDIQTNTVYDVVSIPIQAVTVRDFAADSVETDAADGSEADTDEQEGIGSREDFRRVVFVNEEGTARRKEVETGISDNSYIQVMSGLSAGDEVVTGSYRVLSRDLNDGDKIVATNNNRN, translated from the coding sequence ATGGCTAAAGGAAAAGGGGCAACCAAGAGACTGCTGAAAATACTTGGCATTATGATACTGGTTCTTGCTGTAGTGGGTATTGCGGGCAAATCCCTGGGGTGGTTTGATGGCGGACCGGGGGAAGTACCCGTAGAAACGGAAACAGCTGAGCTGAGAACCATCACGCAGATAGTATCCGCTTCAGGAAGAATTCAGCCGGAAATTGAAGTGATTATTCGCCCGGATGTATCGGGCGAAATCATTGAACTGAGCGTAAAAGAAGGTGATTTTGTAAGGGAGGGGGATCTTCTGGTACGAATTAAACCTGATATTTACCAGGCCAGAATTGACGAACTCAATGCCTCCCTTCTTACCCAGAGGGCAAGGATGGAACAGGCACGGTCTGCCATGCTGCAGTCAGAAGTTGAGTTTATGAAGAATAAGGAGCTGTACGATCAGGGATTGATTTCCGAGCTCGATTATCTGCGTTCTCAGAACGACTACGAGGCACAGAAATCCAATTTCAAGGCTGCTGAGTTTCAGATACAGAGTGCTGAGGCACAACTCAGGCGGGCTGAGGAGGAGCTTCAGCAAACAGTGATACGGTCGCCGCAGGACGGCACGATTACACGACTTGCCGTAGAACAGGGCGAACGCGTGCTGGGTCAGGCCCAGACTGCGGGAACCGAGATGATGCGGATCTCCAGAATGGAGCAAATGGAAGTGGAAGTGGACGTGAATGAGAATGACATTGTGAACGTCACGCTCAATGATTCCACACAAATAGAGGTAGATGCCTACCCAAACCGAATGTTTGAAGGTCTTGTTACGGAAATTGCAAACTCGGCTGAAGTAACCGGAGCGGGTTCAGCAAATCAGGTAACCAACTATAAAGTGAAAATCCGGATAACCACACCGCATAATCTGGACCAGGCTCCCGAAGATATGATGGTGATGAATGTGTCTGAAACACCCGGCCTGAATTTTGTACCCAATTTTAAACCCGGCATGTCTGCAACCGTTGACATCCAGACCAATACCGTTTACGACGTGGTATCGATCCCGATACAGGCTGTAACCGTACGGGATTTTGCTGCAGATAGTGTTGAAACCGATGCCGCAGATGGCAGTGAGGCTGATACCGATGAACAGGAAGGTATAGGATCAAGGGAAGACTTCAGACGGGTGGTCTTTGTTAATGAAGAGGGCACGGCCCGCAGAAAAGAAGTTGAAACCGGAATCAGTGATAATTCGTACATACAGGTCATGAGTGGTCTTTCAGCCGGCGATGAAGTTGTAACCGGCAGCTACAGAGTGCTCTCCAGAGACTTGAATGATGGCGACAAAATCGTCGCAACGAACAACAACAGGAATTAA
- a CDS encoding four helix bundle protein → MANDKKEYDLEERTYLFARECRFLVSRLPKTIENVEDSRQLVKASGSVSANYIEANEALSKKDFVYRIKICRKESKESKLWLRLLKDMNKNEMQRFKPLLQEADELRKIFSTILKNSNHIG, encoded by the coding sequence ATGGCGAATGATAAAAAAGAATATGATTTGGAAGAAAGAACCTACCTTTTTGCAAGGGAATGCAGGTTCCTGGTAAGCCGTTTACCAAAAACTATTGAGAATGTTGAGGACAGCAGGCAACTTGTGAAGGCATCGGGTTCGGTGAGTGCAAATTACATTGAGGCAAATGAGGCCCTTAGCAAGAAGGATTTTGTATATCGCATAAAAATCTGCAGAAAGGAATCAAAAGAATCAAAACTTTGGTTAAGACTATTAAAAGACATGAATAAGAATGAAATGCAACGATTCAAACCGTTGTTGCAAGAAGCTGACGAACTAAGGAAAATTTTTTCTACGATTCTGAAGAACTCCAATCATATAGGTTAG
- a CDS encoding rhomboid family intramembrane serine protease encodes MYQNDSFGGAIKRGFLGMPVIIRTIIAVNVVVFAFQALLGGIQIGGTSLNNLIVTYLGFNPNLFTAITQPWRFFTYMFLHGSGFHLLFNMLWLWWMGRAVEEGLGPRTFSVLYFGAGIGGAFFHIALSFLYGTSIVIGASGAVFGIMVAFAYMYPRVPIMLLFLPPIEARFVVAALIALDVLFLGAGDNVARLVHLGGAGIGYLLVRSHYRGTDLSKFVRPIERIWNPQMSSGKGKKRKARNSKMYSVSDVEIVEESNESELDAILEKISREGYDGLTAEEKKKLFELSKKN; translated from the coding sequence ATGTATCAAAATGATTCATTTGGAGGTGCGATTAAACGCGGCTTTTTAGGAATGCCGGTGATCATACGCACCATTATTGCGGTGAATGTAGTTGTGTTTGCATTCCAGGCGCTTCTGGGCGGTATTCAGATTGGTGGTACCTCGTTAAATAATCTGATAGTGACCTACCTGGGTTTTAACCCCAATCTGTTTACAGCCATCACACAGCCGTGGCGCTTTTTTACGTACATGTTTCTTCACGGCAGTGGCTTTCACCTGTTGTTTAACATGCTCTGGCTCTGGTGGATGGGTCGCGCGGTAGAGGAGGGACTGGGACCGAGAACTTTTTCTGTGCTCTACTTTGGAGCCGGCATCGGCGGGGCGTTTTTTCATATTGCGCTCTCATTTCTGTACGGCACAAGTATTGTAATCGGTGCTTCTGGTGCCGTATTCGGAATTATGGTTGCCTTTGCATACATGTACCCCAGAGTGCCCATAATGCTCCTGTTCCTTCCGCCAATTGAGGCGCGGTTTGTCGTGGCCGCACTGATTGCGCTTGACGTACTTTTTCTCGGTGCGGGAGATAACGTTGCCAGGCTGGTACACCTCGGAGGTGCAGGCATCGGTTACCTGCTCGTAAGATCGCATTATCGTGGCACGGACCTGTCTAAATTTGTACGGCCCATTGAACGCATCTGGAATCCACAGATGTCATCAGGAAAGGGAAAAAAGAGAAAAGCCCGAAACAGTAAGATGTACTCAGTGAGCGATGTTGAAATTGTTGAGGAGTCGAATGAATCGGAGCTGGACGCCATTCTTGAAAAGATATCCAGGGAAGGGTACGATGGCCTTACAGCGGAGGAGAAGAAGAAGTTATTTGAGCTGAGCAAGAAGAATTGA
- the ispG gene encoding flavodoxin-dependent (E)-4-hydroxy-3-methylbut-2-enyl-diphosphate synthase has translation MSPINRKNSKTVYVGDVPIGGDHPIVVQSMTNTDTADIDETVDQIDHLHQCGSELVRITVNNDAAAKAVPYIKEKLINRGVTVPIIGDFHYNGHVLLPKYPEMASSLSKFRINPGNTGTKTRDKNFCTIVEQAIKHDKPVRIGVNWGSLDQQLLAQYMDENNARKEPKSSKEVMLDTMVESARRSSALAEDVGLPSDKIIVSCKMSGVQDLIAVYRRISAILDYPLHLGLTEAGMGMKGTVASAAALSILLQEGIGDTIRVSLTPMPGADRAEEVRICQQILQSLGIRSFIPQVTACPGCGRTKSTYFQELADEIQNYIVEMMPIWRDIYPGVEEMDVAVMGCVVNGPGESRHANIGISLPGTFEEPKAPVYVDGEHYTTLKGEGIGAEFRKILEDYIVRNYGS, from the coding sequence ATGTCTCCAATAAACCGTAAAAACTCTAAAACCGTCTATGTCGGAGATGTTCCCATAGGAGGAGATCATCCTATTGTGGTGCAGTCGATGACCAATACGGATACAGCCGATATTGATGAAACGGTTGACCAGATTGATCACCTTCACCAGTGCGGGTCGGAGCTTGTCCGAATCACCGTAAACAATGATGCGGCGGCCAAAGCAGTGCCCTACATCAAGGAAAAACTGATAAACCGGGGCGTTACCGTACCGATTATCGGGGATTTCCACTACAACGGACACGTATTGCTGCCCAAATACCCGGAAATGGCAAGTTCTCTCTCCAAATTCAGGATCAATCCGGGCAATACGGGCACAAAAACCCGTGATAAAAATTTCTGCACCATTGTGGAACAGGCGATCAAACACGACAAGCCGGTCCGAATTGGTGTAAACTGGGGATCCCTTGATCAGCAGCTTCTTGCACAATACATGGATGAAAACAATGCAAGAAAAGAACCCAAATCATCCAAAGAAGTTATGCTCGATACCATGGTGGAGAGTGCCCGGCGCTCGAGTGCACTTGCGGAAGATGTGGGCTTGCCGTCTGACAAGATTATTGTGAGCTGCAAAATGTCGGGTGTTCAGGACCTTATCGCGGTCTATCGCAGAATATCCGCAATTCTGGATTACCCGCTGCATCTTGGTCTGACCGAGGCCGGCATGGGCATGAAGGGAACTGTAGCCAGTGCCGCTGCTCTTTCCATTCTGCTGCAGGAGGGCATCGGCGATACCATTCGTGTTTCGCTTACCCCGATGCCGGGAGCCGACCGGGCGGAAGAAGTGCGTATTTGCCAGCAGATTCTGCAGTCGCTGGGTATTCGCAGTTTTATTCCACAGGTAACCGCGTGTCCGGGGTGCGGACGCACCAAGAGCACCTACTTTCAGGAGCTGGCCGATGAGATTCAAAACTACATCGTGGAGATGATGCCCATCTGGAGGGATATCTATCCCGGCGTGGAAGAGATGGATGTGGCCGTAATGGGTTGCGTGGTGAATGGCCCCGGAGAGTCGAGGCATGCCAATATCGGGATTTCATTGCCCGGTACCTTCGAGGAGCCTAAAGCCCCTGTGTATGTGGACGGTGAACACTACACGACGCTCAAAGGAGAGGGGATCGGAGCAGAATTCCGGAAAATACTGGAGGACTACATCGTCCGGAATTACGGCAGCTGA
- a CDS encoding phytoene desaturase family protein, which translates to MNNRQNEYDAVIVGAGMGGMTAASLLSRDGYRVLVLEASHVPGGCSSSYYRKGFVFESGATTLIGFDDHQPLKKLEDELGITIKKEAIDPSMQVHLNGRVITRWRDREMWVKEAINHFGEAAEQRSFWKKAFYVSDVVWKVSGKNHFFPPLKKRDWFSLFKNDPRDALVLPYAASSVRETAVQSGISNHQFYRFLDEQLLISAQSRSDDTPFLFGAPALTYTNYTNYYVPGGLLNMVQQLQEYIEQRGGALNVKEKVTGISRNREDTYTIHTSKNKQYRTGLVISNIPVWNMEEVTSGSIRDYFKQEAGKYTRAWGAFTMGVVAEDVFEENMSLHHQLHLSQEDAIEGIDSGSLFVSISRKGDTDRSEEGKRVLNISAHAGTDFWFGLNGNYDRLKQKTEESILGLMREKLPGFTNAKIHMAFSATPVSWSNWVYRKKGRVGGIPQSMSRSLLDWTPNETPFGGLYLCGDTVYPGQGIPGVTLSGFNVYYRVKRKHNNRARNH; encoded by the coding sequence ATGAATAACAGACAGAATGAATATGATGCAGTCATTGTAGGCGCCGGTATGGGCGGCATGACAGCTGCTTCCCTGCTTTCGAGAGACGGTTACAGAGTGCTTGTGCTTGAAGCATCGCATGTGCCGGGTGGCTGCAGTTCATCATATTATCGAAAAGGATTTGTGTTTGAATCAGGAGCAACAACCCTGATAGGATTTGACGATCATCAGCCATTAAAAAAGCTGGAAGATGAACTGGGTATTACGATTAAAAAGGAAGCGATCGATCCCTCGATGCAGGTTCATCTGAATGGGCGGGTAATAACCCGGTGGCGCGACAGGGAAATGTGGGTAAAAGAAGCGATCAACCATTTTGGTGAGGCAGCAGAACAGAGAAGTTTCTGGAAGAAAGCCTTTTATGTTTCTGATGTGGTATGGAAAGTGTCCGGGAAAAATCATTTTTTCCCTCCGCTTAAGAAAAGGGACTGGTTCAGTCTTTTTAAAAATGACCCCAGGGATGCGCTGGTTCTGCCCTATGCAGCATCTTCAGTTCGCGAAACAGCCGTTCAGTCGGGGATCTCAAACCACCAATTTTACAGATTTCTGGATGAACAGCTGCTGATTTCCGCCCAGTCGAGAAGTGATGATACTCCTTTTTTATTCGGTGCTCCGGCTCTTACGTATACCAACTATACAAACTACTATGTGCCCGGCGGACTACTCAACATGGTGCAGCAGCTGCAGGAGTACATAGAGCAGCGGGGTGGGGCGCTGAATGTGAAGGAAAAAGTGACGGGAATATCCCGGAACAGGGAAGATACTTACACGATACATACGTCCAAAAACAAGCAGTATCGTACCGGATTGGTAATCTCAAATATTCCGGTCTGGAATATGGAAGAAGTAACATCAGGAAGCATTCGTGACTATTTTAAACAGGAAGCGGGGAAGTATACCCGCGCATGGGGTGCTTTCACCATGGGAGTGGTAGCCGAAGACGTATTTGAGGAAAATATGTCGCTGCATCATCAGCTGCATTTGTCGCAGGAGGATGCAATCGAAGGCATCGATTCCGGATCACTGTTTGTATCAATATCCCGAAAAGGAGATACGGACCGTTCTGAGGAAGGAAAGAGGGTTCTTAACATCTCCGCACATGCCGGAACGGATTTCTGGTTCGGCCTGAACGGGAATTACGACAGGCTGAAGCAGAAAACAGAGGAGAGCATACTCGGTTTGATGAGGGAAAAACTTCCCGGTTTTACTAATGCAAAAATTCATATGGCATTTTCAGCCACGCCGGTAAGCTGGAGCAATTGGGTATACCGGAAAAAAGGCAGGGTGGGCGGAATTCCACAAAGCATGTCGCGCTCGCTGCTTGACTGGACACCCAATGAGACGCCATTCGGGGGGCTCTATCTTTGCGGAGACACGGTTTACCCCGGGCAGGGAATTCCAGGCGTAACTTTAAGCGGTTTTAACGTATATTACAGGGTTAAAAGGAAACACAACAACAGAGCAAGAAATCATTGA
- a CDS encoding rhomboid family intramembrane serine protease, with amino-acid sequence MNYNDSNYSPNTQFSIFPPAVKHLIIINALAFLALMNPLFQGYLMEYGALWPIGSGLFAPWQLVTYMFLHGGFGHIFFNLFALWIFGQGIENYWGTKRFATYYFLTGIGAALLHMWIAGSGAPTIGASGAVYGILLAFGMMFPDRYIMLLIPPIPIKAKYFVAIFGAIELFSGLMRPDSGVAHFAHLGGMVVGFALIKIWGLKGESQSQNYY; translated from the coding sequence TTGAATTATAACGATTCCAACTATTCCCCAAATACACAATTCTCCATTTTTCCCCCGGCTGTAAAGCATCTGATCATCATTAATGCGCTTGCTTTTCTGGCACTGATGAATCCGCTGTTTCAGGGATACCTGATGGAGTACGGTGCACTATGGCCAATTGGATCCGGGCTGTTTGCACCGTGGCAGCTGGTTACCTATATGTTTTTACACGGAGGGTTCGGGCATATTTTTTTCAATCTGTTTGCGCTCTGGATTTTTGGGCAGGGAATTGAAAATTATTGGGGCACCAAGAGGTTTGCTACCTACTATTTTCTGACAGGGATTGGAGCAGCCCTGCTTCATATGTGGATTGCGGGCAGCGGTGCTCCCACCATCGGGGCATCCGGTGCGGTTTACGGGATACTGCTTGCCTTCGGTATGATGTTTCCTGACAGGTATATTATGCTTCTGATACCGCCGATTCCAATCAAAGCAAAATATTTTGTTGCCATTTTCGGAGCCATTGAGCTCTTTTCAGGCCTTATGAGACCGGATAGCGGGGTTGCTCATTTCGCCCACCTTGGAGGAATGGTGGTCGGGTTTGCATTGATCAAAATCTGGGGGCTGAAAGGCGAGAGTCAGAGCCAGAATTATTACTAA
- a CDS encoding ABC transporter ATP-binding protein, with product MSKKIIEIQDLKRHYQMGQATVKALNGVTFNVEENEYIAIMGPSGSGKSTLMNMIGCLDTPTSGEYILNGNRVSELDDSELARVRNREIGFVFQTFNLLPRTDCLNNVELPLIYSGMKGSERKKRATTTLEKVGLGDRLDHKPNELSGGQRQRVAIARALVNDPSILLADEPTGNLDTKTGDEIMVLFEELHRAGNTIILVTHENDIANYARRIIRLRDGVIESDEKVESPVLASASVSLQEA from the coding sequence ATGTCCAAAAAGATAATAGAGATCCAAGACCTTAAACGACACTACCAGATGGGGCAGGCAACTGTTAAAGCTTTGAACGGCGTTACATTCAACGTTGAGGAGAATGAGTACATAGCCATCATGGGCCCGTCCGGTTCAGGGAAATCCACCCTCATGAATATGATCGGGTGCCTGGATACGCCCACGTCCGGTGAGTACATCCTCAACGGCAATCGTGTAAGCGAACTCGATGACTCTGAACTGGCACGTGTACGTAACAGGGAAATAGGTTTTGTATTTCAGACATTTAATCTCCTTCCAAGAACCGATTGTCTAAATAACGTGGAGCTTCCGCTGATCTACTCCGGAATGAAAGGCTCCGAAAGAAAAAAAAGAGCTACTACAACACTTGAGAAAGTAGGACTTGGCGATCGGCTAGATCACAAGCCGAATGAACTCTCGGGTGGTCAGCGCCAGCGTGTTGCCATCGCGCGCGCATTGGTGAACGACCCATCCATACTGCTGGCCGATGAGCCTACCGGTAACCTGGATACAAAAACCGGCGATGAGATCATGGTTCTTTTTGAAGAGCTGCACAGAGCAGGCAATACCATCATTCTGGTTACTCACGAAAATGATATTGCCAACTACGCACGGAGAATTATCAGGCTCAGGGACGGTGTCATTGAGTCGGATGAAAAAGTTGAAAGTCCGGTGCTTGCCAGCGCATCCGTTTCTCTTCAGGAAGCGTAA